Within the Sulfurospirillum barnesii SES-3 genome, the region GTTTTATTTGCCTTTATTTACCTTGACCAAATGCCTGAAAATACAACTACCGAAGAGATGATAGGAATCATCAATGGTCTTTTTGGGTATGTTGTGCTTTTAAAAATTTCATATCAAACATTTTTTATTTGGATGTATGGAGCGACTTTGGGGCGTATTGCTATGAAAATTAGAGTCATCTCAACCAGTGATTTAGAAAAGCCTACCTTCTTCTTATCGTTGAGTCGTGCATCGTTTCG harbors:
- a CDS encoding RDD family protein, producing MTNEELIEKFERENITLAPLSKRGFAYAIDEILISVLFAFIYLDQMPENTTTEEMIGIINGLFGYVVLLKISYQTFFIWMYGATLGRIAMKIRVISTSDLEKPTFFLSLSRASFRIISESIFYLGFVWAILNPKRETWHDKVANTLVVNAN